The DNA window GAAAAATAGGATATACTTCTGAAGAATTTATAGAATTTTATCAGAAAGCATTAGATGAACTGATTGAGATAAACAAAAAGGGAAGGTTTATCAAGGAAGATCATGCAGCGATTCTATTGAGAAGAATAAGAGGCGATTTCATGAATTATATGGAATTGCGTTCGCCGTGTGGGGCAGGTGTTGGGCAGTTAGCATATTATGCAGACGGCAATATTTTTACATGTGATGAGGGCAGAATGTTGCATGAGATGGGACAAAGTACATTTCAGTTGGGAAATGTGTATAGCAGTAACTACACAGATCTGATAAATAACAACGTGTGTAAGACTGTATGTGCATCAAGTGTGCTGGAAACAATTCCAACATGTTGTGATTGTGTATACCAGCCATATTGTGGAACCTGTCCAGTTGTGAACTATGCACTCGATGGAGATGTTATAGAAAAACAGCCGCGAGGATATAAATGCAGGATTTATTCTGGAATATTAGATTATCTATTTTCAAAATTTTATAAAAATGATATGGAAACAATGAGGATATTAAATTCATGGAGTGATTAAGATGGCAGAGTTAGAACAAGATAAAATATCCGAAGAGGATGTGAAAAAGTTAGAAAATAACAATGTAGTAGACCCTATAATATCTCCAGAAGAAGAGTATAATAAGGCCCTTAAACGAAGAAAAAGGATATCTGTGTGGGGACTGGTTCTTCTGATTGCGACGGAGATAACAATTACTGGAGGACTGGGAGAGAGAATAAATGCTGATCATTTACAAAATAGGGTTGTAAGAGAACATGAGATGCGGTCATCCGGGCAAATTCAGCTTACAAAAGGTTTGTATGAGGGAGAAACAGATTTTGGCTATTTTTCCGGAAAGGGTCAATTTTCATTTAACACTGGGGCTGAGTATACAGGAAATTGGAAGCAGAACCAGCTAGATGGAAAAGGCACGTTGCGTGTTCCAAATGAAGGTACATATGAAGGAAAATTTACATCATCAAAAAAGAGTGGAAAGGGAATTTTTACATGGGATGATGGAGCTGTTTATGAAGGTGAATGGAAAAATGACAAGATGTGTGGTCAGGGTGTATATACAACGCCAGAGGGAATAAATTTTTCCGGAACCTTTAAAGATAATTCTTTTGATGATGGAAAATGTACTTTTGAAAATGATACAGGAAGTTATAGCTTAACTTATAAATCCGGTGTCATTGAAAAGGCATCTATAGAATATTCGGATGGTTCCAAATATGTAGGAGAATGTGATGCAAAAGAGTTAAATGGTACAGGAAAATTAACTTTTGTGAGTGGAGACATTTATGAAGGAAATTTTCAGAATGGCTGTAGAAACGGACAAGGAGTATATACATGGGCATCAGGCGATAAATATGATGGAGAATGGGAAACTGATCAGATGGAAGGATCAGGGACATATACATATTCGAATGGAGGCTACGCGAGTGGTACTTTTGATAAAAATACTTTCGTGAACGGCAGCTACCATATAGAAAACGATTTTGGTAATTATACATTTACAATTACCGATGGAGAGCCAACGGATGTCGAGATGTCACTGGCAAATGGAACTACTTATAGCGGAGCTATGAGTGATGGAAAATTATCAGGGCAGGCACAGATAAAATACAGTAATGAAGATCAATATAATGGAAATGTTTCTAATGGTCAAAAATCAGGTCAGGGAACTTATACATGGACAAGTGGTGCTTCTTACGAGGGAAACTGGTCTGAAGATAAAATGAATGGAGATGGAACTTATTTTTATCCTTCCGATGAAAAGGGATATAAGCTTACAGGTTCTTTTAAAAACGGCAAACCAAATGGAGAATGCCAGTATTATACAGATTCGTCAACCCATTATCAGACGGATTGGGCGAATGGAAAGTGTGTGAAAATATATGAATAATATGGATGAATTATTTCCGCAATTGCAAAAAAGTATAGAAGATTTAATAGAAGATGAAGAGGGAAATATTCCCGGTCATAAGTTACTTATGCTGGGTACAATGATTGTTGTATTGGGAAGCTTAATGCAAGTGAATGTTTTTGCAGGACATAGATCGCATAGCTCTCACAGATCACATAGTTCGCATAGTTCTGGATCAAGCGGGCATGGAAATCATGGAAGTCATGAGAGTCATTCAAGCCATGTGTCACATTCGGATCATAGCTCACATTCGAATACGCATTCCAGTCATGCGAGTCATACGTCACACTCAAATACATCATCACATTCTAATTCATCATATAGTTCAGAGGGTGATGTTACATATAGTGCACCAGCAGCATCATCTGTGCCTACAATAAAGACACCTGCTGTTACTGCGACAGCAGATACATTTAAGCTGCCGGATGTAAACCAGAATATAGAACTTCCGAATGGAACACCGGCATCAAGTATTATGCCGTCATTGGCAGTGCCGGCATCGAGTACAGCAACACGAATTGATACTGGAAAAATTCATCAGCCGTCTACAACAGATGAGATCGAATAGTGGGGGTAGGAGTACTTTAGATGGAGATATTGAATAAAATTTTTTCTGGTGGGAAACCGAAGGACAATATAATTAACTGTGAAGATAAATATTTGCAAGAGGCGCAGGAAGCAGTAGAGATTGTTAATAATGGTGTCGAAAATGGTTCTTTCTCTGAAATGATAGAACAGCTTGATAAACTACCAAGCGTCAGTGCTAATAGAGATAAGTATGTTTTTAAAAATCACCGTTCTGTATTAAGTATAGTAGCTATGGTAGTGTGTGCGTTGCTGACGATTTCGTGTTTACGTTATATACCAATTTGTATTGGAACTATAGTTTATTCCGGTAAATATAGGATGTTTGCTGGTATTGGTATCATTATATCGTTATTCATCATTGTAATTAATATTTTTGTTATTGTAAAAGAAGTTTATCAAATACAGTTTAGCAATAGGTATGACATATATGTGAAAGATTTGCGTTTTAAAAATATTGAAATTGTAGACGATTTGGCAGTGTATGCAAAAGTAAAATCTGAAACAGTAATAAAAGACCTGAATAAAGCTATGCGAATGAAATTGATTCCACAGGGACATTTTGGAAGAGATAATTTGATTTTCATTGTTTCTGACGAAGTGTATGGGAAATATAAAGAGAAGCAGGCTGTATATGATAGATATTATAAAAAACAGGTTGAAGAACGACTGAGAATGAAAGAGCGTACAAAAGAAATACAGAGCATTATGGATCAGGGCCAGGGATATATTGATAAAATACATGAGAGCAATAATATAATTAAGGACAAGACTATTTCCCAAAAACTTGATCGTATGGAAAGTGTAGTGTCGACAATTTTTCATGAAGTTGATATCAATCCACAAAACGCAGATAAACTTGGAATGTTTATGAATTATTATTTGCCAACAACAGAGAAATTACTTGAAACATATATAGAGATTGATGAAAAACAGGTGAAGGGAACAAGTCTGGAAAAAACAAAAAAAGACATAGATGATGCTATTGATAAAATTATAGATTCATTTGAAGGACTGTTGGATAAATTTTATCAGCAAAAAGAACTTGATATAGCAACAGACATTTCAGCGATGGAGATCCTTATGAAACAAGATGGGCTTATAGAATAAGTTAACAACAGATGAGGTGATACGTTTGGAGAGGGAAGATAATGATATAAAAATCTTTTCGCAGAACAAGCTGATTGTGGGAAATGCAGACAATATATTGACATTTGGCTGTGAAGACCAACAGCGGTTGAGAGAATATTCAGCAAGAATTTCCTATCAACTGATTGATAATAGTGGGGAATTGGAATATCTAATTCAAGATATTCTTAATGAACTTAATGATTTTCAAAATCTGGTCGAGAAAAAACAAATTTTTCCTCTGAAAAATAATGAAAAGAAGAGAGAGAATTTAATGAAAAAATACAATTCAGTTCTTGTTTATATGGATAAAATGGAACTGGCTCTGAAATTGCAAGAAGTACAGCTGATTAAAGACTCAAAAATGTTTGAAGAACTGGACAGACAAATGGAGTGTACAATGGCTGGATTGCAGAAAAATATATCTTATGGGAAAGATGTGATGAGACAGAAACCAGGTAATCTGGTTTCTGAAGATATTATCAATTGGTATGAAAGACTTTCAAAGAAAATTGAGGATTTGGAGATGTCTTACACAGTAGCGATACAAACCGGAACTCAGATAAGGTTAATGCTGAGAAATAACACACAACTAATAGATAAAATTGTGAAAACAATATCTGAAACAATTCCAATATGGCGAAATCAAATTACTATTCTTTTAGGAATAGAAAAACTGAATCGAAATCTGGAAGTTCAGAATAAAGTAGTGGAAATTACTCAGAAGTATATAACAAAAGAGAAAACAATTCTTAGGAAAAGTCATAAAAGGCAAAGAGAATTCAGCACTGAAAAATTACTGTGGACAAATGAGACTTTAAAAAAGGCATTAGATGACCTTGAACTGGTGGAAAAGTGTGATGGGAATATCAGAACAGAACTATGCAGCCTTTTAAGATAACAAAACGATGGGGGTATTATGGAAGAAGAAAAGATACATTTGACATTGAATTCAGGACAAAAATTTACGGAGACATTTCTAGATAGTACGCCTACACTGCAGAGTACAGTTGAAAAAGCAGAATCAAATTATTCTGCCGGAACTATTGATGAAAGTATGCTTTCTGAAGAAGAAAAGAAAATGGTAGAGCAGTTCGCAAGTGAAATTGATATTGAAAACGTGGATCAGATTGTAAATTACGGACTAAAAGCACAAACTAACATATCTGAATTCTCGGCTACGATATTAAAAAAAGTAAAAACATATGATTTGGGAGAAGTAGGGATTTCATTAAAAGAACTGACTGTGGCATTAGATGCGACAACAGAACCAGAGAAAAAGGGAATTTTAGGAATTTTTCAAAAGGCAAAAAGAGGAATTGGATCTATAAGAGCCAATTATGCCAAGGCAGAAAGTAATGTTGACAGGATAGAAAAGGACCTGATTAAACATAGAGATGTATTGGGGCAAGATATTTCTATGTATCAGCAAATGTATGAGCTGAATATGCAATATTATAAAGAATTAACTATGTATATAATAGCTGGTAAGAAGGCACTTGATCAGGCAAAACACACAAAACTTAAACAATTAAAAGAGAATGCTGAAAACTCGGATAAACAGGAGGATGTACAGGTATATCGTGATTATGAGGATCTTTGTCATAGATTCGAAAAGAAATTATCAGACTTGGAGTTAACAAGAGTTATTTCAATCCAATCAGCACCTCAGGTACGTATGCTTCAAAATAACGATAGAGAATTACTTGATAAACTGCAGTCATCATTAGCAAATACGATACCTCTTTGGAGAAATCAATTAGTACTTTCACTGGGAATAGAGCATACAAGCAGAGCTTTAGCTGCACAGGGAGCATTGTCTGAAAAAACAAATGAACTGTTAAGAAAGAATTCTGAGACATTGAAAATGGCAACGGTTGAAACGGCAAAGCAATCAGAAAAAGCGATTGTGGATATAGAGACATTAAAACAGTGTAACAGAGATTTGATTGTCTCGATAAACGAGGTTGTAAAGATTCATGAGCAGGGAACGGTTCAGAGAGCGAAAACACAAGAAGAATTGGTTAAAATAGAAGAGGAATTGAAACAGGCAATGCTTAAAGCCGGAAAGAACAGAAGATAGAATGAATATATTCTATTTGGAGAAAGTGAGAAATCATGCATAGAAAACTTAAAATTACATTTAATGCACCTGTAACATTAGGTTTTGTATTAATCTGCTTTATTGCTACCTTATTGGGAAGTATTTCTGGCGGAAAAATCACACAGAAAGTTTTTATGACATATCATTCTTCATTAACAAATCCGATGACATATTTTCGATTTATTACGCATATATTTGGGCATTCAGGATGGGAGCACTTTATCGGAAATGCATCTTATTTGTTGTTGCTTGGGCCGATGCTAGAGGAAAAATATGGTTCTAAAGAATGGGTTGAAGTGATTGGAATGACTGCCGTTGTTACCGGATTAATGAATTATATATTCTTTTGGAATACCGGACTGTGTGGTGCTAGTGGGGTGGTATTTGCTTTTATTATACTGGCATCATTTACAAGTTTTAGAGAGGGCGAGATTCCATTAACTTTTATTTTAGCTGCTGTTTTGTTTATAGGGCAGCAGATATATGAAGGGATTATGGTAAGGGATAATATTTCAAATACGGCTCATATTACAGGAGGAATAGTTGGGGCTGTAATAGGATATGGATCGAATAGAAAATCCAAATATGATTTGTGACTCATCAAAATTATTTCTACATAAAGGACGTATAGAAGATGGACTAAAAATACCGATAGGAGTGCACTTGTAGATAGAAAAGAAATAACGAAGAATATAGGCAATCTCTGTTGACCACAGAACCGTACAACAGGTAAAATCATAGTAGGATTTCCATAAAGATGATGGAAAAATAATAAAAGAGAAGGTAAGCAAAATGGATAAATTACTGTATGGGGTGGCGTACTATGATGAGTATATGCCATGTGACCGTCTGGCCAAGGACGTGGAAATGATGAAAGCGGCAGGGATCAATCTGGTCCGTATCGCGGAGTCAACCTGGAGCACCTGTGAACCGCAGGAAGGTGTATTTGATTTCAGCCATGTGACGCGCGTGCTGGATGCGATGGAAGGGGCGGGAATCTCTGTCATTATCGGAACGCCGACGTACGCAATTCCGACCTGGATGGTAAAATCCCACCCGGATGTACTGGCAACCACAAAGAAGGGACCGGGTATCTACGGGGCGCGTCAGATTATGGATATCACGCACCCGGTATATCGCTATTATGGTGAGCGCGTGATCCGCAAGCTGATGGAGGTGTCTGCACACAGAAAATGTGTGATCGGCTTCCAGCTGGATAATGAGACGAAATATTATGAGACTGCGGGAAAAAATGTGCAGGAGCAGTTTGTAAAATATCTGAGGACGAAATTTAACGACGATCTGGACGCGATGAATCAGGCGTTTGGACTGGATTACTGGAGCAACCGGATCAATGCGTGGGAGGATTTTCCGGATGTGCGCGGAACGATCAATGGAAGTCTCGGTGCGGAATTCCAGAAGTTCCAGAGAACACTGGTGGATGATTATCTGCAATGGCAGGCGGATATTGTGAAGGAGTATGCGAGGGAAGACCAGTTTATCACGCATAACTTTGATTTTGACTGGAGAGGGTATTCCTACGGGGTACAGCCGATGGTGGATCACAAGCATGCGGCGAGGGCGCTGACGGTAGCAGGTGTGGATATTTATCATCCGACACAGGACGAGCTGACCGGTGCGGAGATATCCTATGGCGGGGACAGTACCCGTTCGCTGAAAGAAGATAATTATTTTGTCCTGGAGACAGAAGCGCAGGGATTCCCGGGATGGGTTCCGTATGACGGACAGCTTCGTCTGCAGGCATTCAGCCATCTGGCTTCCGGAGCAAATATGGTGGAATACTGGCACTGGCATTCGATTCATAACTCATTTGAAACTTACTGGAAGGGACTGTTGAGTCATGATTTTAAGGAAAATGATACCTACCGTTCTGCGAAAGTGATCGGTAAGGAATTTGCGGAGCTGGGAAGTCATCTGGTGAATCTGAAAAAGCACAATAAGGTTGGTTTCCTGGTGAGCAACGAAGCGCAGACGGCTCTGGACTGGTTCCCGATTGACGGAACCGCAGGCGGTGGCGGTGCATGCAAGTACAACGATGTAGTTCGTTATGTCTATGATCAGTTATATAAACTGAATGTGGAATGTGATTTCCTGTGGCCGGAGACAGAGAGCTTTGATCAGTATGATCTGCTGGTAGTACCGGCTCTGTATGCAGCGCCGGAATCTCTGCTTCAGAAGATCAATGATTATGTGGCAGCGGGCGGTCATCTGTTTACGACATTTAAGACCGGTTTTACGGATGAGAATCTGAAGGTGTTCCACGACAGCCAGCCGCATATTTTGGATCGGTGTCTTGGTATTTCCTACAGTCATTTTACGTTCCCGAAGCAGGTGAAGCTGTCTGGAGAGACGTATCACTGCGAAGATAATGAGTTAAAGAACTTTATGGAACTGGTGAACCCGGAAGGGGCGCAGGTGCTGGCTTCTTATGATCATTATAACTGGAAGCGGTATGCGGCAGTGACGAGAAATGCGTATGGAAAGGGAACGGCTACTTATCTCGGCTGCTGGACCGGTGATGCGATGCTTCGGGAGATCCTTACGGATGTGTTGAAGGATGCAGGATTGTGGGGTATGGAACAGGAAGTGGAGTTCCCGGTGATTATCAAGAAGGGGACAAATGATCTTGGAAAAGAAGTTGTATATTATCTGAACTATTCGCCGGAAGTACGGAATGTGATTTATCATGGCACTGATGGAGAGGAATTGTTTGGAAAGGCTGCAGTTACTGATGGACAGGTTTTGGAAATCGGGGGCTGGGATCTGAAGATTGTGGAACGGTAAATAAAAGGGGAGCTGTCCTTCATGGATGAAAACTATGGAGGACGGCTTTTTTTTCATTGTCTATCCCCCGGATGAGGATATAAAAAAGAAAAAAGTGCGAAAATATCGGTTGAAGAAAGGATAAAAATATAACCCCACAGGGGGCTTGCGAGGAGAGAAAAGACAGGTTATGATAGGCACACAACAGAAATAGGTTGTAAGTTCGCTCAGACCGTACTGCTTCCTCCGCATCTATAAGCAGTATGGAAGGGAAAGCAAATAATGTCAGAAGTGAGGAAAGAAATCCGGGAAAGATTCCTTTCCTTTCTTTTTACAGAAATCAGAAAGGGGAAACATATGAAGAAGAAAATGGTTGCGGTATTGCTTGCAGTAGGTCTGGTGATATCTCTGGCGGCCTGTGGGGGTGCATCAGAAACAGGGAACACTGCGGAAACGAAGACGGAGAATGAGGAAACAGCAGGTGATGAACCGGAAGAAGAAGCAGAAAATACAGAAGAATCTACGCTGGTCTACGGATCCGGAGATTATACACGGATCAATCCGGCGATGGACGAACACTGTGAGATTAATGTACTGTTGTTTAATGGTCTGACCGCTCATGATGCGGATGATCAGGTGGTGCCTGGGCTTGCAGAAAGCTGGGATTATGATGAAGATACTTATACCTATACATTCCACATCAGAGATGGAATTAAATGGCATGATGGGGAACCATTTACGGCAGACGATGTAAAATTTACAATAGAAGCGATCATGGATCCGGACAACGGATCGGAGAATGCACCAAATTATGAAGATGTGCAGGAAATTACAGTCACGGATGACCGGACGATCGCCTTTAAACTGGCAGAACCAAATGTGGCATTTCTGGAATATATGACAATGGCGATTTTGCCAAAACATCTTCTGGATGGAGAAGATATGCAGGAATCGGATTTCTTCCGTCATCCGATAGGAACAGGTCCATATAAACTGGAAAGCTGGGATGCAGGACAGTCAATTGTCATGGTGAAAAACGAAGATTATTATCTTGGCAGTCCGAAAATTGATAAAGTGATCTTTAAGATTGTAGAGGATGACAATACACAGGCAGTACAGTTACAGTCCGGTGAGATTGATATGGCGCTGTTAGATCCGAAAAATGCACAGAGTTTTAAGGATGCAGAAGATTATACCTGCTATGATATGACGACTTCGGATTATCGTGGTATTATGTTTAATTTCGGCAACGATTACTGGACGGAAAATAAAGATATTATTCCAGCAGTATGTTATGGTATTGACCGGCAGGCAATTATTGATGCAGTGCTTCTGGGACAGGGAATGCCGGCTTATGGTCCATTGCAGAGAAATATCTACAATGATGAGAATGTGGAACATTATGATTATAATCCGGAAAAGGCAAAAGAGATTCTTGAGAATGCAGGATGTACCATGGGTGATGATGGCTTCTATGAAAGAAACG is part of the Blautia faecicola genome and encodes:
- a CDS encoding toxic anion resistance protein produces the protein MEREDNDIKIFSQNKLIVGNADNILTFGCEDQQRLREYSARISYQLIDNSGELEYLIQDILNELNDFQNLVEKKQIFPLKNNEKKRENLMKKYNSVLVYMDKMELALKLQEVQLIKDSKMFEELDRQMECTMAGLQKNISYGKDVMRQKPGNLVSEDIINWYERLSKKIEDLEMSYTVAIQTGTQIRLMLRNNTQLIDKIVKTISETIPIWRNQITILLGIEKLNRNLEVQNKVVEITQKYITKEKTILRKSHKRQREFSTEKLLWTNETLKKALDDLELVEKCDGNIRTELCSLLR
- a CDS encoding beta-galactosidase codes for the protein MDKLLYGVAYYDEYMPCDRLAKDVEMMKAAGINLVRIAESTWSTCEPQEGVFDFSHVTRVLDAMEGAGISVIIGTPTYAIPTWMVKSHPDVLATTKKGPGIYGARQIMDITHPVYRYYGERVIRKLMEVSAHRKCVIGFQLDNETKYYETAGKNVQEQFVKYLRTKFNDDLDAMNQAFGLDYWSNRINAWEDFPDVRGTINGSLGAEFQKFQRTLVDDYLQWQADIVKEYAREDQFITHNFDFDWRGYSYGVQPMVDHKHAARALTVAGVDIYHPTQDELTGAEISYGGDSTRSLKEDNYFVLETEAQGFPGWVPYDGQLRLQAFSHLASGANMVEYWHWHSIHNSFETYWKGLLSHDFKENDTYRSAKVIGKEFAELGSHLVNLKKHNKVGFLVSNEAQTALDWFPIDGTAGGGGACKYNDVVRYVYDQLYKLNVECDFLWPETESFDQYDLLVVPALYAAPESLLQKINDYVAAGGHLFTTFKTGFTDENLKVFHDSQPHILDRCLGISYSHFTFPKQVKLSGETYHCEDNELKNFMELVNPEGAQVLASYDHYNWKRYAAVTRNAYGKGTATYLGCWTGDAMLREILTDVLKDAGLWGMEQEVEFPVIIKKGTNDLGKEVVYYLNYSPEVRNVIYHGTDGEELFGKAAVTDGQVLEIGGWDLKIVER
- a CDS encoding MORN repeat-containing protein, translating into MAELEQDKISEEDVKKLENNNVVDPIISPEEEYNKALKRRKRISVWGLVLLIATEITITGGLGERINADHLQNRVVREHEMRSSGQIQLTKGLYEGETDFGYFSGKGQFSFNTGAEYTGNWKQNQLDGKGTLRVPNEGTYEGKFTSSKKSGKGIFTWDDGAVYEGEWKNDKMCGQGVYTTPEGINFSGTFKDNSFDDGKCTFENDTGSYSLTYKSGVIEKASIEYSDGSKYVGECDAKELNGTGKLTFVSGDIYEGNFQNGCRNGQGVYTWASGDKYDGEWETDQMEGSGTYTYSNGGYASGTFDKNTFVNGSYHIENDFGNYTFTITDGEPTDVEMSLANGTTYSGAMSDGKLSGQAQIKYSNEDQYNGNVSNGQKSGQGTYTWTSGASYEGNWSEDKMNGDGTYFYPSDEKGYKLTGSFKNGKPNGECQYYTDSSTHYQTDWANGKCVKIYE
- a CDS encoding ABC transporter substrate-binding protein, with the translated sequence MKKKMVAVLLAVGLVISLAACGGASETGNTAETKTENEETAGDEPEEEAENTEESTLVYGSGDYTRINPAMDEHCEINVLLFNGLTAHDADDQVVPGLAESWDYDEDTYTYTFHIRDGIKWHDGEPFTADDVKFTIEAIMDPDNGSENAPNYEDVQEITVTDDRTIAFKLAEPNVAFLEYMTMAILPKHLLDGEDMQESDFFRHPIGTGPYKLESWDAGQSIVMVKNEDYYLGSPKIDKVIFKIVEDDNTQAVQLQSGEIDMALLDPKNAQSFKDAEDYTCYDMTTSDYRGIMFNFGNDYWTENKDIIPAVCYGIDRQAIIDAVLLGQGMPAYGPLQRNIYNDENVEHYDYNPEKAKEILENAGCTMGDDGFYERNGEEIGFVISVMSGEQDRIDIAQAAAQQLQEIGINCTVDIPAQMDWGGQMACLIGWGSPFDADDHTYKVFGTDKGANYSGYSNEKVDEYLTLARQYEDQETRAKYYDLFQEELAKDPAYAFICYIDANYVADSDIKGISEQTVLGHHGVGIFWNIQDWEITE
- a CDS encoding 5-bromo-4-chloroindolyl phosphate hydrolysis family protein; translated protein: MEILNKIFSGGKPKDNIINCEDKYLQEAQEAVEIVNNGVENGSFSEMIEQLDKLPSVSANRDKYVFKNHRSVLSIVAMVVCALLTISCLRYIPICIGTIVYSGKYRMFAGIGIIISLFIIVINIFVIVKEVYQIQFSNRYDIYVKDLRFKNIEIVDDLAVYAKVKSETVIKDLNKAMRMKLIPQGHFGRDNLIFIVSDEVYGKYKEKQAVYDRYYKKQVEERLRMKERTKEIQSIMDQGQGYIDKIHESNNIIKDKTISQKLDRMESVVSTIFHEVDINPQNADKLGMFMNYYLPTTEKLLETYIEIDEKQVKGTSLEKTKKDIDDAIDKIIDSFEGLLDKFYQQKELDIATDISAMEILMKQDGLIE
- a CDS encoding rhomboid family intramembrane serine protease, with the translated sequence MHRKLKITFNAPVTLGFVLICFIATLLGSISGGKITQKVFMTYHSSLTNPMTYFRFITHIFGHSGWEHFIGNASYLLLLGPMLEEKYGSKEWVEVIGMTAVVTGLMNYIFFWNTGLCGASGVVFAFIILASFTSFREGEIPLTFILAAVLFIGQQIYEGIMVRDNISNTAHITGGIVGAVIGYGSNRKSKYDL
- a CDS encoding toxic anion resistance protein, which gives rise to MEEEKIHLTLNSGQKFTETFLDSTPTLQSTVEKAESNYSAGTIDESMLSEEEKKMVEQFASEIDIENVDQIVNYGLKAQTNISEFSATILKKVKTYDLGEVGISLKELTVALDATTEPEKKGILGIFQKAKRGIGSIRANYAKAESNVDRIEKDLIKHRDVLGQDISMYQQMYELNMQYYKELTMYIIAGKKALDQAKHTKLKQLKENAENSDKQEDVQVYRDYEDLCHRFEKKLSDLELTRVISIQSAPQVRMLQNNDRELLDKLQSSLANTIPLWRNQLVLSLGIEHTSRALAAQGALSEKTNELLRKNSETLKMATVETAKQSEKAIVDIETLKQCNRDLIVSINEVVKIHEQGTVQRAKTQEELVKIEEELKQAMLKAGKNRR